One Brassica oleracea var. oleracea cultivar TO1000 chromosome C7, BOL, whole genome shotgun sequence genomic window carries:
- the LOC106302028 gene encoding uncharacterized protein LOC106302028 isoform X2, with product MTKAPPSLAFLCIQSLKLQLLQGDNPIPDVYELPSELLDGVISHLPALALHNFQTHMPFKCWDNYEAGDDCLTSGRKRPRNDILGSSWKLLFKVRWPELINSVEPSADWQQLYWEKHLQNCVDEAAEVAMRPTFSGRISSIHVSDKILRYICHEEHTNCQKCVCTELSFHFQTFGPYLRCLRLLNVLCVTETCELLRTCKLKTLVLRWIRSEKHVEPLCKLLSQNPETLTSLEFIHCKLSSTFISAICASLHEKDIHTSGIQRFYIKASSFDIDPLAAPPAFISFLNSVRSLQSVHFCDSHLDRHIARMIFSTLLDSSSGLSTLDISENNDGFLLSARDLLLVLCHQESLYIPCASSTGNELNKYDAENLSHALLHMPGLESLDLSGNPIEDSGIRSLISYFKKNPDSPLADLNLENCELSCCGVIEFLDTLSTVEKPLKFLSVADNALGSEVAEAVMNSLTVSIESLDISSIGLGPVGFLELGKRLVKGVKKLMSINISKNRGGLETARFLSKLIPLAPKLVSVDASYNLMPAESLLMLCDSLRSAKGDLKRLDMTGNICISSEADHSSLLDEFQHNGEPIFVLPSSSTSHVPYDDEP from the exons ATGACGAAAGCTCCTCCTTCTCTAGCGTTTCTCTGCATCCAATCCCTCAAGCTTCAGCTTCTACAAG GCGACAATCCAATTCCTGATGTATACGAGCTTCCGTCGGAGTTGCTTGATGGTGTTATCTCTCACTTGCCTGCACTAGCGCTGCATAATTTCCAGACCCACAT GCCGTTCAAATGCTGGGATAATTATGAAGCTGGTGATGATTGCTTGACTAGTGGGAGAAAACGCCCAAG AAATGATATACTCGGTAGCTCATGGAAGTTGCTGTTTAAGGTGCGGTGGCCTGAGCTCATTAACAGTGTGGAACCATCAGCTGACTGGCAACAGCTTTACTGGGAGAAGCATCTTCAAAA TTGTGTTGATGAAGCAGCTGAGGTAGCTATGCGTCCCACATTCAGTGGTCGGATAAGTTCCATTCATGTATCAG ATAAGATATTGAGATACATTTGTCATGAAGAGCACACCAACTGTCAAAAATGTGTCTGTACGGAGCTATCTTTTCATTTCCAGACATTTGGACCGTATCTTAG GTGCCTGAGGCTTCTGAATGTGCTCTGCGTTACGGAAACTTGT GAGCTACTGAGGACATGTAAATTAAAAACTTTGGTTCTGCGTTGGATCAGATCCGAGAAACAT GTTGAGCCCTTGTGCAAACTCTTGAGCCAGAACCCAGAAACATTAACTTCGCTTGAATTTATTCACTGTAAACTTTCTTCGACTTTCATCAGTGCAATCTGCGCTTCTCTTCATGAAAAAGACATTCACACAAGTGGGATTCAGCGTTTCTATATAAAGGCATCTAGCTTTGACATAGATCCACTTGCTGCGCCTCCCGCTTTCATTTCATTCCTGAATTCGGTGAG GTCCTTACAGTCCGTACATTTTTGCGATAGCCACCTCGATAGGCATATCGCAAGGATGATTTTCTCTACACTACTTGATTCTTCCTCAGGTCTTTCGACCCTTGACATCTCTGAAAACAAC GATGGCTTTCTACTTTCAGCTCGAGATCTGTTATTGGTTCTCTGTCATCAGGAAAGTCTTTACATTCCCTGCGCAAGCTCAAC GGGGAATGAACTTAACAAATACGATGCAGAGAATCTTTCGCATGCTCTTCTTCATATGCCCGGCTTGGAATCTCTTGACCTGAGCGGGAACCCCATTGAAGACAGTGGGATCAG AAGCTTGATATCTTACTTCAAAAAGAATCCGGATTCTCCTTTAGCTGATTTGAACTTGGAGAACTGTGAGCTATCATGTTGTGGAGTTATCGAGTTTCTTGATACCCTGTCAACGGTGGAGAAACCTTTAAAGTTCCTGTCTGTTGCAGATAATGCCCTCGGAAG CGAGGTTGCGGAGGCTGTAATGAACTCATTGACAGTCTCCATCGAGTCTCTCGACATTTCGAGTATAGGATTAGGTCCTGTTGGGTTTCTTGAGCTAGGCAAAAGACTTGTAAAAGGGGTGAAGAAGCTGATGAGTATCAATATAAG CAAAAACCGTGGAGGATTAGAGACTGCTAGATTTCTGTCAAAGCTCATACCCCTGGCACCAAAACTCGTCTCAGTCGACGCATCCTACAATCTTATGCCAGCCGAATCTTTGCTCATGCTATGCGATTCCCTGAGAAGTGCAAAAG GTGATCTGAAACGTCTTGACATGACGGGGAATATCTGCATCAGCAGCGAAGCTGACCATTCTTCTCTACTTGATGAATTTCAACACAATGGGGAGCCCATCTTCGTTTTACCATCATCCTCGACTTCACACGTCCCTTACGATGATGAGCCGTAG
- the LOC106302028 gene encoding uncharacterized protein LOC106302028 isoform X1: protein MTKAPPSLAFLCIQSLKLQLLQGDNPIPDVYELPSELLDGVISHLPALALHNFQTHMPFKCWDNYEAGDDCLTSGRKRPRNDILGSSWKLLFKVRWPELINSVEPSADWQQLYWEKHLQNCVDEAAEVAMRPTFSGRISSIHVSDKILRYICHEEHTNCQKCVCTELSFHFQTFGPYLRCLRLLNVLCVTETCELLRTCKLKTLVLRWIRSEKHVEPLCKLLSQNPETLTSLEFIHCKLSSTFISAICASLHEKDIHTSGIQRFYIKASSFDIDPLAAPPAFISFLNSVRSLQSVHFCDSHLDRHIARMIFSTLLDSSSGLSTLDISENNISGWLSTFSSRSVIGSLSSGKSLHSLRKLNVRGNELNKYDAENLSHALLHMPGLESLDLSGNPIEDSGIRSLISYFKKNPDSPLADLNLENCELSCCGVIEFLDTLSTVEKPLKFLSVADNALGSEVAEAVMNSLTVSIESLDISSIGLGPVGFLELGKRLVKGVKKLMSINISKNRGGLETARFLSKLIPLAPKLVSVDASYNLMPAESLLMLCDSLRSAKGDLKRLDMTGNICISSEADHSSLLDEFQHNGEPIFVLPSSSTSHVPYDDEP from the exons ATGACGAAAGCTCCTCCTTCTCTAGCGTTTCTCTGCATCCAATCCCTCAAGCTTCAGCTTCTACAAG GCGACAATCCAATTCCTGATGTATACGAGCTTCCGTCGGAGTTGCTTGATGGTGTTATCTCTCACTTGCCTGCACTAGCGCTGCATAATTTCCAGACCCACAT GCCGTTCAAATGCTGGGATAATTATGAAGCTGGTGATGATTGCTTGACTAGTGGGAGAAAACGCCCAAG AAATGATATACTCGGTAGCTCATGGAAGTTGCTGTTTAAGGTGCGGTGGCCTGAGCTCATTAACAGTGTGGAACCATCAGCTGACTGGCAACAGCTTTACTGGGAGAAGCATCTTCAAAA TTGTGTTGATGAAGCAGCTGAGGTAGCTATGCGTCCCACATTCAGTGGTCGGATAAGTTCCATTCATGTATCAG ATAAGATATTGAGATACATTTGTCATGAAGAGCACACCAACTGTCAAAAATGTGTCTGTACGGAGCTATCTTTTCATTTCCAGACATTTGGACCGTATCTTAG GTGCCTGAGGCTTCTGAATGTGCTCTGCGTTACGGAAACTTGT GAGCTACTGAGGACATGTAAATTAAAAACTTTGGTTCTGCGTTGGATCAGATCCGAGAAACAT GTTGAGCCCTTGTGCAAACTCTTGAGCCAGAACCCAGAAACATTAACTTCGCTTGAATTTATTCACTGTAAACTTTCTTCGACTTTCATCAGTGCAATCTGCGCTTCTCTTCATGAAAAAGACATTCACACAAGTGGGATTCAGCGTTTCTATATAAAGGCATCTAGCTTTGACATAGATCCACTTGCTGCGCCTCCCGCTTTCATTTCATTCCTGAATTCGGTGAG GTCCTTACAGTCCGTACATTTTTGCGATAGCCACCTCGATAGGCATATCGCAAGGATGATTTTCTCTACACTACTTGATTCTTCCTCAGGTCTTTCGACCCTTGACATCTCTGAAAACAAC ATTTCAGGATGGCTTTCTACTTTCAGCTCGAGATCTGTTATTGGTTCTCTGTCATCAGGAAAGTCTTTACATTCCCTGCGCAAGCTCAACGTAAG GGGGAATGAACTTAACAAATACGATGCAGAGAATCTTTCGCATGCTCTTCTTCATATGCCCGGCTTGGAATCTCTTGACCTGAGCGGGAACCCCATTGAAGACAGTGGGATCAG AAGCTTGATATCTTACTTCAAAAAGAATCCGGATTCTCCTTTAGCTGATTTGAACTTGGAGAACTGTGAGCTATCATGTTGTGGAGTTATCGAGTTTCTTGATACCCTGTCAACGGTGGAGAAACCTTTAAAGTTCCTGTCTGTTGCAGATAATGCCCTCGGAAG CGAGGTTGCGGAGGCTGTAATGAACTCATTGACAGTCTCCATCGAGTCTCTCGACATTTCGAGTATAGGATTAGGTCCTGTTGGGTTTCTTGAGCTAGGCAAAAGACTTGTAAAAGGGGTGAAGAAGCTGATGAGTATCAATATAAG CAAAAACCGTGGAGGATTAGAGACTGCTAGATTTCTGTCAAAGCTCATACCCCTGGCACCAAAACTCGTCTCAGTCGACGCATCCTACAATCTTATGCCAGCCGAATCTTTGCTCATGCTATGCGATTCCCTGAGAAGTGCAAAAG GTGATCTGAAACGTCTTGACATGACGGGGAATATCTGCATCAGCAGCGAAGCTGACCATTCTTCTCTACTTGATGAATTTCAACACAATGGGGAGCCCATCTTCGTTTTACCATCATCCTCGACTTCACACGTCCCTTACGATGATGAGCCGTAG
- the LOC106305878 gene encoding CLIP-associated protein, translated as MEEALEMARAKDTKERMAAVERLHQLLEASRKSLSPSEVTSLVDSCLDLLKDSNFRVSQGALQALASAAVLAGEHLKLHLNALVPAVVERLGDSKQPVRDAARRLLTTLMEVSSPTIIVERAGSYGWLHKSWRVREEFARTVTSAIGLFASTELPLQRVILAPILQMLNDPNQAVREAAILCIEEMYMQGGNQFREELQRHHLPSYMVKDINSRLERIEPQQRSTDSRSSHHASVNEVKASSVNPKKSSPKAKTSTRENSLFGGDPDITEKPIEPINVYSEKELIREFEKIASTLVPEKDWSMRISAMRRVEGLVAGGATDYSCFRGLLKQLIGPLSTQLSDRRSTIVKQACHLLCLLSKELLGDFESCAEIFIPVLFKLVVITVLVIAESADNCIKTMLRNCKAARVLPRIAEAAKHDRNAVLRARCCEYALLTLEHWPDAPEIQRSVDLYEDLIRCCVADAMSEVRATARMCYRLFAKTWPDRSRRLFSSFDPVIQRLINEEEGGSHRRHASPSVRERHSQPSFSQTSAPSNLPGYGTSAIVAMDRSSNLSSGGSLSSGLLLSQSKDLNKGSERSLESVLQSSKQKVSAIESMLRGLHVSDRQNPAALRSSSLDLGVDPPSSRDPPFRASVPASNTLTNKTTAESMPSINRVSNRSGGLGLSDIITQIQASKDSGRQTHRSNMLSESHPSFSSLTAKRVSERNERSSFEDNNDARRFMVGHLDRQQMDNAYRDSTFRDSNASHVPNFQRPLLRKNVGGRLSAGRTRSFDDSQLQVGDMSNYVDGPASLNEALNDGLNSSSDWCARVAAFNFLQTLLQQGAKGAQEVIQNFEKVMKLFLRHLDDPHHKVAQAALSTLADLIPSCRKPFESYMERVLPHVFSRLIDPKEVVRQPCSSTLDIVSKTYSVDSLLPALLRSLDEQRSPKAKLAVIEFAINSFNRYAGNPEISGNSGILKLWLAKLTPLTRDKNTKLKEASITCIISVYNHYDSAGLLNYILSLSVEEQNSLRRALKQYTPRIEVDLLNYMQSKKEKLRVKSYDPSDAIGTSSEEGYPGASKKNIFLGRYSGGSVDSDSGRKWSSSQEPTTVTGGGVGQSVYSGTQEKLYHNFRSGISSASDGLNQKDSDYTFTSAGQNLISRTSPNESSDKVENFDSVSPPHLEKNGLNMTNADSLEERHENEASRELDLSQYMLSSIKVSPTPESGPSIPQILHMINASDGSPSSSKISGLQQLIEASVANEESVWTKYFNQILTVVLEVVDDEDLSVREVALSLISEMLKSQKDAMEDSVEIVIEKLLHVSKESIPKVSSEAEQCLTTVLSQYDPFRCLSVIVPQLVTEDEKTLVACINCLTKLVGRLSHEELMDQLSSFLPAVFEAFGNQSADVRKTVVFCLVDIYIMLGKAFLPYLEGLNSTQVRLVTIYANRISQARTGAPIDPDT; from the exons ATGGAGGAAGCTCTGGAAATGGCGCGAGCCAAGGACACCAAGGAGCGCATGGCGGCTGTGGAGCGGCTCCACCAGCTTCTCGAAGCTTCTAGGAAGAGCCTGAGTCCGTCGGAAGTGACGTCACTTGTTGATTCCTGTTTGGATCTCCTCAAGGACAGCAATTTCAGAGTCTCTCAAGGTGCGCTTCAGGCGCTCGCTTCCGCCGCCGTGCTCGCCGGTGAGCATCTGAAGCTTCACTTGAACGCCCTTGTCCCTGCCGTAGTGGAGCGGCTTGGAGACAGCAAGCAACCGGTTAGGGATGCGGCGAGGCGTTTGTTGACAACTCTCATGGAG GTTTCATCTCCGACGATTATAGTGGAAAGAGCTGGTTCGTATGGTTGGCTGCATAAGAGTTGGAGAGTTAGGGAAGAGTTTGCGCGAACTGTCACGTCGGCCATTGGTCTCTTTGCATCTACTGAGCTCCCTCTTCAGCGTGTTATTCTTGCCCCG ATACTTCAGATGTTAAATGATCCGAATCAAGCAGTCAGGGAAGCTGCAATTCTCTGCATTGAG GAGATGTACATGCAGGGTGGGAATCAATTTCGGGAAGAGCTTCAGCGCCACCATCTTCCATCATATATG GTGAAGGATATTAATTCTAGACTGGAACGTATTGAGCCACAGCAGCGTTCTACAGATAGCCGTAGTAGCCACCATGCTTCTGTTAATGAAGTTAAGGCTTCAAGTGTCAATCCCAAGAAGAGCAGTCCAAAGGCAAAGACTTCCACAAGAGAGAACTCGTTATTTGGAG GAGATCCTGACATCACTGAAAAACCCATCGAGCCAATCAATGTGTACTCAGAGAAGGAGCTGATACGAGAGTTTGAGAAAATTGCTTCAACACTTGTCCCAGAGAAAGACTGGTCAATGCGTATTTCAGCTATGCGGAGGGTTGAAGGACTTGTTGCGGGAG GTGCGACTGATTACTCTTGTTTTCGAGGTCTCCTGAAGCAACTTATTGGTCCCTTAAGTACACAGTTATCTGACCGAAGGTCTACCATTGTTAAGCAG GCTTGCCATCTCTTGTGTCTCTTATCAAAAGAGCTACTGGGCGATTTTGAATCATGCGCTGAGATTTTTATTCCA GTGCTTTTCAAGCTGGTTGTGATCACGGTGCTTGTTATCGCCGAATCTGCGGATAACTGCATAAAAACG ATGCTGCGTAACTGCAAAGCTGCTCGTGTACTTCCTCGCATAGCTGAGGCAGCAAAACATGACCGTAATGCAGTTTTGCGAGCAAG GTGTTGTGAATATGCACTGTTAACACTCGAACATTGGCCTGATGCTCCAGAAATTCAACGGTCAGTTGATTTATACGAGGATCTGATTAGATGCTGTGTTGCAGATGCTATGAGTGAG GTACGGGCAACGGCTAGAATGTGCTACAGACTTTTTGCAAAAACTTGGCCGGATCGTTCTCGTCGTTTATTTTCCTCCTTTGACCCTGTCATTCAAAGG CTAATAAATGAAGAAGAAGGTGGAAGTCATAGGAGACATGCCTCACCTTCTGTCCGTGAGAGACACTCCCAGCCTTCATTTTCTCAGACGTCTGCTCCATCTAATTTACCTGGCTATGGGACATCAGCCATAGTCGCTATGGATAGAAGTTCAAATTTATCCTCAGGAGGATCTCTTTCTTCTGGGCTACTCTTATCCCAGTCAAAGGATCTCAATAAAGGTTCTGAACGTAGTCTAGAAAGCGTGTTACAATCAAGCAAGCAGAAGGTCAGTGCAATTGAAAGTATGCTCCGAGGACTGCATGTATCCGATAGACAGAATCCAGCAGCCCTTCGTTCCAGTAGTTTGGATCTAG GAGTTGACCCTCCATCGTCTCGTGATCCTCCATTCCGTGCTTCCGTTCCAGCATCCAATACTCTCACAAATAAAACAACTGCTGAATCAATGCCTAGTATTAACAGAGTCAGTAATCGCAGTGGTGGCCTTGGTTTGTCAGATATCATCACCCAGATACAAGCTTCAAAGGACTCAGGAAGACAAACACACCGTAGCAATATGTTGTCCGAGTCTCATCCTAGCTTTTCATCCTTGACAGCTAAAAGGGTCTCAGAGAGAAACGAGAGAAGTTCTTTTGAGGACAACAACGATGCCAGGCGGTTTATGGTGGGTCATTTAGACAGACAGCAGATGGATAACGCTTATAGAGATTCAACATTCAGGGATTCAAACGCTAGTCATGTTCCCAATTTCCAGAGGCCACTTTTGAGGAAAAATGTTGGGGGAAGATTGTCGGCAGGCAGGACTAGGAGTTTTGATGATAGCCAACTGCAAGTTGGTGACATGTCAAATTATGTTGATGGTCCAGCGTCTCTGAACGAGGCCCTTAACGATGGACTGAATTCAAGTTCTGATTGGTGTGCCAGAGTTGCAGCATTTAATTTTCTCCAAACTTTACTGCAACAAGGCGCGAAAGGTGCTCAAGAGGTGATCCAGAATTTTGAGAAAGTAATGAAACTATTTCTCCGGCATTTGGATGATCCTCACCACAAGGTTGCACAAGCAGCACTGTCGACACTCGCGGATCTTATACCATCTTGCCGAAAGCCTTTTGAGAGCTACATGGAACGAGTCTTACCCCATGTGTTTTCAAGGCTAATCGATCCTAAAGAGGTAGTTAGACAACCTTGCTCGTCTACCCTGGATATTGTCAGCAAAACCTACAGCGTAGATTCGCTTTTACCTGCGTTGCTTCGTTCACTGGATGAGCAGAGATCACCGAAGGCTAAATTAGCCGTGATCGAATTTGCCATCAACTCCTTCAACAGGTACGCTGGCAACCCTGAAATTTCGGGTAATAGTGGCATTCTGAAGCTTTGGCTGGCAAAGTTGACACCATTAACCCGCGACAAGAATACCAAGTTAAAAGAAGCTTCCATCACTTGTATCATATCTGTTTACAATCACTATGATTCTGCTGGACTTCTAAATTACATTCTTAGTTTGTCGGTTGAGGAGCAAAACTCCTTGAGAAGAGCCCTCAAACAGTATACTCCCCGCATCGAGGTGGACCTATTAAATTATATGCAGAGTAAGAAGGAGAAACTGAGAGTAAAGTCTTATGACCCATCTGATGCCATTGGAACATCATCTGAAGAAGGATATCCAGGTGCTTCCAAGAAGAACATATTCCTTGGCAGGTACTCTGGGGGTTCCGTCGACAGTGATAGTGGTAGGAAGTGGAGTTCTTCCCAGGAGCCAACAACGGTCACTGGCGGTGGTGTTGGTCAAAGTGTTTACAGTGGAACTCAGGAAAAGCTGTATCACAACTTCAGAAGTGGGATAAGTTCTGCTAGTGATGGGTTGAACCAAAAGGATTCTGATTACACGTTTACTTCAGCGGGTCAGAATTTGATATCAAGAACTAGCCCTAATGAAAGCTCAGACAAGGTTGAAAACTTTGATAGCGTATCCCCACCACATTTAGAGAAAAATGGTCTGAATATGACAAATGCTGATTCCTTGGAAGAAAGACATGAAAATGAGGCTTCCCGCGAATTAGATTTGAGTCAGTACATGCTCTCATCTATTAAGGTTAGCCCAACACCGGAATCTGGACCTAGCATTCCCCAGATTCTACATATG ATCAATGCGAGTGATGGAAGCCCTTCTTCGAGCAAGATATCTGGACTCCAGCAACTAATTGAAGCCTCTGTAGCTAACGAGGAATCAGTTTGGACCAAG TACTTCAATCAAATATTGACGGTAGTTCTTGAAGTGGTCGATGACGAAGATTTGTCAGTCAGAGAAGTTGCTCTTTCGCTGATATCTGAAATGCTAAAGAGCCAG AAAGATGCCATGGAAGATTCGGTTGAGATAGTGATTGAGAAGCTGCTTCATGTCTCGAAGGAGTCTATTCCAAAA GTTTCCAGTGAAGCTGAGCAATGTTTGACCACAGTTTTATCCCAATACGATCCTTTCAGATGCTTAAGT GTTATTGTGCCACAATTGGTAACAGAAGATGAGAAAACTCTCGTCGCTTGCATCAATTGCTTAACCAAG CTTGTGGGTAGGCTCTCGCATGAGGAATTAATGGATCAATTGTCTTCTTTTTTGCCTGCGGTTTTTGAAGCATTTGGGAACCAAAGCGCAGATGTCCGAAAG ACAGTGGTGTTCTGTCTAGTAGACATATATATAATGCTTGGGAAAGCATTCTTGCCGTATTTGGAAGGTCTAAACAGCACACAGGTTCGCCTAGTGACGATCTACGCAAACAGGATCTCACAGGCTAGAACCGGTGCCCCTATCGACCCAGACACCTAA
- the LOC106302028 gene encoding uncharacterized protein LOC106302028 isoform X3, with protein MIYSVAHGSCCLRCGGLSSLTVWNHQLTGNSFTGRSIFKTEVAMRPTFSGRISSIHVSDKILRYICHEEHTNCQKCVCTELSFHFQTFGPYLRCLRLLNVLCVTETCELLRTCKLKTLVLRWIRSEKHVEPLCKLLSQNPETLTSLEFIHCKLSSTFISAICASLHEKDIHTSGIQRFYIKASSFDIDPLAAPPAFISFLNSVRSLQSVHFCDSHLDRHIARMIFSTLLDSSSGLSTLDISENNISGWLSTFSSRSVIGSLSSGKSLHSLRKLNVRGNELNKYDAENLSHALLHMPGLESLDLSGNPIEDSGIRSLISYFKKNPDSPLADLNLENCELSCCGVIEFLDTLSTVEKPLKFLSVADNALGSEVAEAVMNSLTVSIESLDISSIGLGPVGFLELGKRLVKGVKKLMSINISKNRGGLETARFLSKLIPLAPKLVSVDASYNLMPAESLLMLCDSLRSAKGDLKRLDMTGNICISSEADHSSLLDEFQHNGEPIFVLPSSSTSHVPYDDEP; from the exons ATGATATACTCGGTAGCTCATGGAAGTTGCTGTTTAAGGTGCGGTGGCCTGAGCTCATTAACAGTGTGGAACCATCAGCTGACTGGCAACAGCTTTACTGGGAGAAGCATCTTCAAAA CTGAGGTAGCTATGCGTCCCACATTCAGTGGTCGGATAAGTTCCATTCATGTATCAG ATAAGATATTGAGATACATTTGTCATGAAGAGCACACCAACTGTCAAAAATGTGTCTGTACGGAGCTATCTTTTCATTTCCAGACATTTGGACCGTATCTTAG GTGCCTGAGGCTTCTGAATGTGCTCTGCGTTACGGAAACTTGT GAGCTACTGAGGACATGTAAATTAAAAACTTTGGTTCTGCGTTGGATCAGATCCGAGAAACAT GTTGAGCCCTTGTGCAAACTCTTGAGCCAGAACCCAGAAACATTAACTTCGCTTGAATTTATTCACTGTAAACTTTCTTCGACTTTCATCAGTGCAATCTGCGCTTCTCTTCATGAAAAAGACATTCACACAAGTGGGATTCAGCGTTTCTATATAAAGGCATCTAGCTTTGACATAGATCCACTTGCTGCGCCTCCCGCTTTCATTTCATTCCTGAATTCGGTGAG GTCCTTACAGTCCGTACATTTTTGCGATAGCCACCTCGATAGGCATATCGCAAGGATGATTTTCTCTACACTACTTGATTCTTCCTCAGGTCTTTCGACCCTTGACATCTCTGAAAACAAC ATTTCAGGATGGCTTTCTACTTTCAGCTCGAGATCTGTTATTGGTTCTCTGTCATCAGGAAAGTCTTTACATTCCCTGCGCAAGCTCAACGTAAG GGGGAATGAACTTAACAAATACGATGCAGAGAATCTTTCGCATGCTCTTCTTCATATGCCCGGCTTGGAATCTCTTGACCTGAGCGGGAACCCCATTGAAGACAGTGGGATCAG AAGCTTGATATCTTACTTCAAAAAGAATCCGGATTCTCCTTTAGCTGATTTGAACTTGGAGAACTGTGAGCTATCATGTTGTGGAGTTATCGAGTTTCTTGATACCCTGTCAACGGTGGAGAAACCTTTAAAGTTCCTGTCTGTTGCAGATAATGCCCTCGGAAG CGAGGTTGCGGAGGCTGTAATGAACTCATTGACAGTCTCCATCGAGTCTCTCGACATTTCGAGTATAGGATTAGGTCCTGTTGGGTTTCTTGAGCTAGGCAAAAGACTTGTAAAAGGGGTGAAGAAGCTGATGAGTATCAATATAAG CAAAAACCGTGGAGGATTAGAGACTGCTAGATTTCTGTCAAAGCTCATACCCCTGGCACCAAAACTCGTCTCAGTCGACGCATCCTACAATCTTATGCCAGCCGAATCTTTGCTCATGCTATGCGATTCCCTGAGAAGTGCAAAAG GTGATCTGAAACGTCTTGACATGACGGGGAATATCTGCATCAGCAGCGAAGCTGACCATTCTTCTCTACTTGATGAATTTCAACACAATGGGGAGCCCATCTTCGTTTTACCATCATCCTCGACTTCACACGTCCCTTACGATGATGAGCCGTAG